The Pelistega ratti genome window below encodes:
- a CDS encoding c-type cytochrome — MKLNRMTKLILGASTVLAVSSVYAQDGAELAKTKACVGCHSTNTKIIGPAFKEIAAKYAEDTDTIVASIKNGSSGKWGPVPMPPNAVNDEEAKALATWILSLK, encoded by the coding sequence ATGAAACTCAACCGAATGACTAAATTAATTCTTGGTGCTTCTACAGTTCTTGCTGTATCATCTGTTTATGCTCAAGATGGTGCTGAACTAGCCAAAACAAAAGCCTGTGTAGGCTGTCATAGCACTAACACCAAAATTATCGGACCAGCATTTAAAGAAATCGCAGCAAAATATGCAGAAGACACAGATACTATTGTAGCAAGTATCAAAAATGGTAGTTCTGGTAAATGGGGGCCTGTACCAATGCCGCCTAATGCCGTAAATGATGAAGAAGCAAAAGCATTAGCAACATGGATTCTTTCACTTAAATAA
- the rpsF gene encoding 30S ribosomal protein S6 produces MRHYEVVFIVHPDQSEQVPAMTERYQGMVTTNGGKVHRSEDWGRRQLAYPIQKLVKAHYVCLNIECDQNTLDELEHSFRYNDAILRHLVIKTKSAQTSPSIMMKAAEREESRKAAAVAEEVALEQETEE; encoded by the coding sequence ATGCGTCACTACGAAGTAGTGTTTATTGTGCACCCTGATCAAAGCGAACAGGTTCCTGCAATGACAGAGCGTTACCAAGGTATGGTAACGACTAACGGTGGTAAAGTACACCGTTCAGAAGACTGGGGTCGCCGTCAATTGGCTTACCCAATCCAAAAACTTGTTAAAGCTCACTATGTTTGCTTAAACATTGAATGCGATCAAAACACATTAGATGAGTTAGAGCATTCTTTCCGTTATAACGATGCTATCTTACGTCACTTAGTGATTAAGACAAAATCAGCACAAACTAGCCCATCAATTATGATGAAAGCCGCTGAACGTGAGGAATCTCGTAAAGCAGCCGCTGTTGCTGAAGAAGTGGCTCTTGAGCAAGAAACCGAAGAATAG
- the priB gene encoding primosomal replication protein N, which yields MNQVYLEVRVIEVKPLRLTPAGIPVQELIVEHCSEVVEAGHLRKVEFVLSARAIGHITQLLQNLTIGTVMKVEGFLAASRKHSTKLVLHLQKVQIPDVSGSTQMIEMAK from the coding sequence TTGAATCAGGTTTATCTAGAAGTACGTGTTATAGAGGTGAAACCACTTCGATTAACACCAGCAGGCATACCGGTTCAAGAATTAATTGTTGAACATTGCTCTGAAGTTGTTGAAGCAGGGCATTTACGAAAAGTAGAGTTTGTATTATCTGCACGTGCTATTGGTCATATTACGCAATTATTGCAAAATCTTACTATTGGCACTGTTATGAAGGTAGAGGGTTTTTTAGCCGCTTCACGAAAGCATTCAACAAAGTTGGTGCTACACCTTCAAAAAGTACAAATTCCTGATGTAAGTGGTTCAACACAAATGATCGAGATGGCAAAGTAG
- the rpsR gene encoding 30S ribosomal protein S18 encodes MAFMKKGKEKRSKFTQQNPLFKRRKFCRFTAAGVEEIDYKDVDTLRDFITETGKIIPARLTGTKANYQRQLDTAIKRARFLALLPYTDNHK; translated from the coding sequence ATGGCTTTCATGAAAAAAGGCAAGGAAAAACGCAGCAAATTTACGCAGCAAAATCCACTATTTAAACGTCGCAAATTCTGCCGTTTTACAGCAGCTGGCGTTGAAGAAATTGATTATAAAGATGTTGATACATTACGTGACTTCATCACAGAGACAGGTAAAATTATTCCTGCTCGTTTAACAGGTACTAAAGCTAACTACCAACGTCAATTAGACACAGCAATTAAACGTGCTCGCTTTTTAGCTTTACTTCCATACACCGATAACCACAAATAA
- the rplI gene encoding 50S ribosomal protein L9, producing MQVILLEKIGKLGNLGEIVKVRDGFARNYLIPQKKARRATEQAIAEFEARRAELEKAQAERLAAAQKVGEQLNGYRLVLSQKAGVDGRLFGSITSMDIAAGLVAAGFETINKQQVRLTEGALKAVGEYPVSLHLHADVDADITVVVQGEMA from the coding sequence ATGCAAGTTATTCTGTTAGAAAAAATTGGCAAACTAGGTAACCTAGGTGAAATCGTTAAAGTACGTGACGGTTTTGCACGTAACTACTTAATTCCTCAAAAGAAAGCTCGCCGTGCGACAGAGCAAGCGATTGCTGAGTTTGAAGCACGTCGTGCAGAGCTAGAAAAAGCACAAGCAGAACGTTTAGCAGCAGCTCAAAAAGTAGGTGAACAACTTAATGGTTACCGTTTAGTTTTATCTCAAAAAGCAGGTGTTGATGGTCGTTTATTCGGTTCTATCACCTCTATGGATATTGCTGCAGGTCTTGTTGCGGCTGGTTTTGAGACTATTAATAAACAACAAGTACGCTTAACAGAAGGTGCATTAAAAGCAGTAGGTGAATACCCTGTTTCTTTACATTTGCACGCTGACGTTGACGCTGACATTACTGTTGTTGTTCAAGGCGAAATGGCTTAA
- the dnaB gene encoding replicative DNA helicase yields the protein MSDKVAELDFTSDIPPENPNFTNLRLPPQSIEAEQSVLGALLIENSAFNEISSLLSEEDFYRHDHRLIWRHIYQLISLDREADVITVAESLRLVNKEEEVGGLAYLNDLAMNVASAANITRYAEIVRERSMLRQLVAVADEIATMAFQPNGRQARQLLDEAEAKVFKISQDNGAGAKDFHTMPNVMVQVIEELEKLAARDNDSLVTGISTGFTDLDARTAGMHSGQLIIVAGRPAMGKTSFAMNIVEHVAIHEKLPVAVFSMEMDAVQLGHRLLGSVGKIDQQRMRTGRLRDEDWPGIIHATSLLQDAKIFIDETPALTPIDLRARARRLKSKEGELGLIVVDYLQLMSGNGRNDNRTAEISEISRSLKQLARDLKCPIIALSQLNRGLEQRTNKRPIMSDLRESGAIEQDADVILFIYRDEVYNPESPDKGTAEIIIGKQRAGSIGTVRLTFAGEYTKFFNYTGAGAAFVGE from the coding sequence ATGAGTGATAAGGTTGCTGAACTTGATTTTACTTCGGATATTCCGCCAGAAAATCCTAATTTTACTAATTTACGTCTTCCCCCCCAATCTATAGAGGCAGAGCAGTCGGTTCTGGGTGCTTTACTTATAGAAAATAGTGCGTTTAATGAAATTAGTAGTTTATTATCAGAAGAAGACTTTTATCGTCATGATCACCGTCTCATTTGGCGCCATATTTATCAATTAATTAGTTTAGATCGTGAAGCTGATGTCATTACGGTGGCAGAGTCTTTACGTCTCGTTAATAAAGAAGAAGAGGTAGGTGGGCTTGCTTATCTCAATGATTTAGCCATGAATGTGGCATCAGCTGCTAATATTACTCGTTATGCTGAAATCGTACGAGAACGTTCTATGTTGCGTCAGTTAGTCGCTGTTGCAGACGAGATAGCAACCATGGCATTTCAACCTAATGGTCGCCAAGCACGGCAACTATTAGATGAAGCAGAGGCAAAAGTCTTTAAGATTTCTCAGGATAATGGAGCGGGTGCAAAAGATTTTCATACGATGCCAAATGTGATGGTACAAGTCATAGAAGAGCTCGAAAAATTAGCAGCACGTGATAATGATTCTCTTGTGACAGGTATCAGTACAGGATTTACCGATTTAGATGCACGTACAGCAGGTATGCATAGTGGTCAGTTAATTATTGTAGCAGGTCGCCCTGCAATGGGTAAAACCTCTTTTGCGATGAATATTGTCGAGCATGTCGCTATTCATGAAAAATTACCCGTTGCTGTTTTTAGTATGGAGATGGATGCGGTTCAGTTAGGGCATCGTTTATTGGGTTCTGTGGGTAAAATTGATCAGCAACGTATGCGTACAGGACGATTACGAGATGAGGATTGGCCAGGTATTATCCATGCAACTTCTCTTTTACAAGATGCTAAGATTTTTATTGATGAAACCCCAGCTTTAACACCGATTGATTTACGAGCAAGGGCTCGCCGTCTGAAAAGTAAAGAAGGGGAGTTAGGATTAATCGTTGTTGATTATTTACAGTTAATGTCTGGTAATGGACGCAATGATAATCGTACAGCAGAAATCTCTGAAATTAGCCGTTCTCTAAAACAATTAGCACGTGATTTAAAATGCCCTATTATTGCGCTTTCACAGCTTAATCGTGGATTGGAGCAACGAACAAATAAACGACCTATTATGTCAGATTTACGTGAATCTGGGGCGATTGAGCAAGATGCAGACGTTATTCTCTTTATCTATCGTGATGAAGTCTATAATCCTGAATCACCTGATAAAGGGACGGCAGAAATTATTATTGGGAAACAGCGTGCGGGTTCGATCGGCACAGTACGTCTTACTTTTGCGGGTGAATATACCAAGTTCTTTAACTATACGGGTGCTGGAGCGGCATTTGTAGGAGAATAA
- the dut gene encoding dUTP diphosphatase has protein sequence MKVDLKILDTRIKDQLPHYATTGSAGLDLRACIDEAITLAPGQTELIPTGLAIHLDDPRYAALILPRSGLGHKHGIVLGNLVGLIDSDYQGQLMVSVWNRGQTAFKLEPFERMAQLVIVPVQQVDFNIVEEFTESHRGEGGFGSTGRG, from the coding sequence ATGAAAGTTGATTTAAAAATCCTAGATACACGTATTAAAGACCAGTTGCCTCATTATGCTACAACAGGTTCAGCAGGGCTAGATTTACGTGCATGTATTGATGAAGCCATTACTTTAGCCCCAGGACAAACTGAACTTATTCCAACGGGTTTAGCCATACATTTAGACGATCCCCGTTATGCTGCTCTTATTCTACCCCGTTCAGGTTTAGGACATAAACACGGTATTGTACTGGGTAATCTTGTAGGTCTAATTGATTCAGATTATCAAGGACAACTGATGGTTTCTGTATGGAATCGTGGTCAGACTGCTTTTAAACTGGAACCATTTGAACGTATGGCACAGCTCGTTATTGTTCCTGTTCAACAAGTTGATTTTAATATTGTAGAAGAGTTTACAGAAAGTCATCGCGGCGAAGGCGGTTTTGGTAGTACAGGGCGTGGTTAA
- a CDS encoding DedA family protein, which produces MNDYIQLINNFISNNQVWAGPIIGLLCFGESLLVIGIMIPATAILIFTGGLIGTGTLDPTGVFIWGFIGAVLGDAVSYYIGRWFGWEITKKPPFNQYYLFFVKAHKFFEKYGTLSVFLGRFMGPIRSTIPTVAGVMELKHSKFQLANITSAIIWLPVMLSPGYFSAKGAQTLSAKTGVGIGEILTILSVVLGVGIVIYFFITSRKSKTNSDTLMSDKTDQS; this is translated from the coding sequence ATGAATGACTATATTCAATTAATTAATAACTTTATTTCTAATAATCAAGTTTGGGCTGGACCCATTATTGGTTTACTTTGCTTTGGTGAATCTTTACTCGTCATTGGTATTATGATTCCTGCTACCGCTATTCTTATCTTTACAGGTGGACTTATTGGGACAGGTACACTAGACCCTACGGGTGTTTTTATTTGGGGATTTATAGGGGCTGTTTTAGGTGATGCTGTTTCTTATTATATCGGACGCTGGTTTGGTTGGGAAATTACCAAAAAACCTCCCTTTAATCAATATTATCTCTTCTTTGTAAAAGCACATAAGTTCTTTGAAAAATACGGTACTTTATCTGTTTTCTTAGGTCGCTTTATGGGACCCATTCGCTCAACCATTCCAACTGTAGCAGGAGTCATGGAATTAAAGCACAGCAAATTCCAACTCGCTAATATTACCTCAGCCATTATTTGGTTACCTGTTATGCTATCACCCGGTTATTTTTCAGCAAAAGGCGCTCAAACCCTTTCAGCAAAAACAGGCGTTGGAATTGGTGAGATATTAACTATCTTATCTGTTGTTCTCGGTGTTGGTATAGTCATTTACTTTTTTATTACTTCACGAAAAAGTAAAACAAATTCAGATACGTTAATGTCAGATAAAACGGATCAATCCTAA
- the coaBC gene encoding bifunctional phosphopantothenoylcysteine decarboxylase/phosphopantothenate--cysteine ligase CoaBC, which yields MMKLQGKHIVLGLTGGIACYKSAELCRRLIDQGAQVTVVMTEAATHFITPTTMQALSHHPVFINTQDDRMDNSMAHINLSRQADLILIAPCSADFIAKLAHGFANDLLSTLCLARGACPLAIVPAMNREMWSNPANQRNISLLQQDSIHIWGPANGIQACGETGYGRMLEVPQIMAECQAFFTPSILVGKKVLITAGPTEEPIDPVRMITNRSSGKMGYAIAQAAFNAGANVHLISGPTTLATPYGVTIEKVRTAREMHQAVLSQASTYDIFISVAAVADWHIDNYTEHKQKKQDQQGLQLHFSPNPDILAEVAHLDKAPWCVGFAAETENLNLYAQEKRLRKGVPLLVGNLAQQVMEADTTTMVLFDDKGEEQLPTLPKDEAAQRLIEAIAKRYTSASISHLKT from the coding sequence ATCATGAAACTACAAGGTAAACATATTGTTCTAGGGCTAACAGGTGGAATTGCTTGTTATAAAAGTGCAGAACTTTGCCGCCGTCTGATTGATCAAGGTGCTCAAGTAACCGTGGTAATGACTGAAGCGGCAACACACTTTATTACACCAACCACCATGCAAGCATTAAGTCATCATCCTGTTTTTATAAATACACAAGATGACCGCATGGATAATAGTATGGCACATATTAATTTAAGCCGACAAGCCGACTTAATTTTAATTGCTCCTTGTAGTGCCGATTTTATCGCAAAACTTGCCCATGGTTTTGCTAACGATTTACTCTCTACACTTTGCCTTGCTAGAGGAGCTTGTCCGCTTGCTATTGTTCCTGCTATGAATCGGGAAATGTGGAGTAATCCTGCTAACCAACGTAATATTTCCCTCTTACAGCAAGACAGTATCCATATTTGGGGCCCTGCTAATGGCATACAAGCCTGTGGCGAAACAGGCTATGGTCGTATGTTAGAAGTTCCTCAGATTATGGCTGAATGTCAGGCTTTTTTCACACCATCAATCTTAGTAGGAAAAAAAGTATTAATCACGGCAGGCCCGACTGAAGAACCTATTGACCCTGTTAGAATGATTACGAATCGTTCATCAGGCAAAATGGGCTATGCCATTGCACAAGCAGCATTTAATGCTGGGGCTAATGTGCATCTTATTAGTGGACCTACTACCCTAGCAACACCTTATGGGGTTACTATTGAAAAGGTACGCACCGCTAGAGAAATGCATCAAGCGGTTTTATCACAAGCAAGCACCTATGATATTTTTATTAGTGTAGCGGCTGTTGCTGATTGGCATATTGATAATTACACCGAACACAAGCAAAAAAAACAAGACCAACAAGGTTTACAGCTACACTTTTCCCCTAATCCTGATATTTTGGCAGAGGTTGCTCATCTGGATAAAGCCCCATGGTGTGTAGGCTTTGCAGCTGAAACAGAAAACTTAAACCTGTATGCTCAAGAAAAACGTCTTCGTAAAGGCGTTCCCCTCTTGGTAGGTAATCTTGCACAACAAGTAATGGAAGCAGATACCACTACAATGGTTTTATTTGATGATAAGGGTGAAGAACAGTTACCTACTTTGCCTAAGGATGAAGCGGCACAACGATTGATTGAAGCAATTGCTAAACGTTATACATCAGCATCAATCAGTCATTTAAAAACCTAA
- the lspA gene encoding signal peptidase II yields MPSSQLVQKPFSFWAILAIILIALDQASKLYVEHTFEFAERVNVLPFFDFILIYNTGAAFSIGAEAGGWQRWLFIALAFGACAFIIYLLKTHKEQPFFCFALSLILAGAAGNLIDRIAYGHVIDFLLFYWEDWQFYFPAFNLADCFITIGATLIIIEELFFRKNN; encoded by the coding sequence ATGCCTAGTTCTCAATTAGTGCAAAAACCCTTCTCTTTTTGGGCTATACTAGCGATTATATTGATAGCACTCGACCAAGCAAGCAAACTCTATGTAGAACATACATTTGAGTTTGCTGAGCGTGTCAATGTATTGCCGTTTTTCGACTTTATCCTTATTTATAATACAGGAGCTGCCTTTAGCATAGGCGCAGAAGCAGGAGGATGGCAACGCTGGCTCTTTATCGCTTTAGCCTTTGGAGCTTGTGCTTTTATTATTTATTTACTCAAAACGCATAAAGAGCAACCCTTTTTTTGCTTTGCCCTTTCCCTTATTCTAGCAGGGGCAGCCGGTAATCTTATTGACCGTATTGCCTATGGTCATGTTATTGATTTTCTGTTGTTCTACTGGGAAGACTGGCAATTTTATTTCCCTGCATTTAATTTGGCAGATTGCTTTATTACGATAGGGGCAACATTGATTATTATTGAAGAATTATTTTTTAGGAAAAATAATTAA
- the ileS gene encoding isoleucine--tRNA ligase encodes MDYKDTLNLPETNFPMRGNLPKREPQWVAQWEENKVYEAIRAASKGRPKFILHDGPPYANGDIHIGHAINKILKDIIIKSRGMSGFDAPYVPGWDCHGMPIEIQIEKQYGKHLPVAEVQAKARAYAYEQVERQRKDFKRLGVLGDWSNPYLTMNYSNEANEIRALSGLIDKGYIFRGLKPVNWCFDCQSALAEAEVEYKDKEDPAIDVAFTFAEKDKLAQAFGLDKVEDGAIVIWTTTPWTIPSNQALNAHPDLDYVLVELNEALPTGKLLLLAKDRYQACLEQWKLEGKVIATTKGEKLAGIQFHHPLSKANEGYARLSPIFLADYVTIDAGTGIVHSAPAYGVEDFLSCKTNGIHDDQIINPVMGNGQYASSLPLFGGLSIWEANPKIIEALKLAGTLLQVKNLKHSYMHCWRHKTPVIYRATSQWFAGMDVKPNDGSGTLREKALKAVDETSFFPSWGRARLHAMISNRPDWTLSRQRQWGVPMAFFVHKETGELHPRTTELLEQIAQRVEKEGIEAWQKIEPSDLLPAEEAAVYEKNRDTLDVWFDSGATHYTVMGGKDHACQGSHSDILAWPADLYLEGSDQHRGWFHSSLLTSSMLFGQAPYKALLTHGFVVDGEGRKMSKSLGNVIAPQKVSDTLGAEIIRLWTASTDYSGELSISDQILKRVVESYRRIRNTLYFLLGNLSDFDASKDLIPVEKLLEVDQFALVFTKAMQDQVLANYEKFEFHPAVSRLQIFCSEDLGAFYLDILKDRLYTSGKDSLARRSAQTALYYITMTMVKLIAPILSFTAEEAWGEMRQTFLKNTPLAHTITIFTELFEQVPNIVNADSLENKWHRILTIRALLNKELENKRSEGLIGSSLQAEVQIAVNAEDMAILSSLGEDLRFVFIVSKVTLKQADTTEPLFEVIASAEKKCDRCWHYTADVGHNHEHPDICGRCDSNLHGDGEIRQYA; translated from the coding sequence ATGGACTATAAAGATACGTTAAACTTACCAGAAACCAATTTCCCTATGCGGGGTAATTTACCCAAACGAGAACCACAATGGGTAGCTCAATGGGAAGAAAATAAAGTATATGAAGCCATTCGTGCTGCTAGTAAAGGACGCCCTAAATTTATTTTACATGATGGGCCTCCCTATGCAAACGGCGATATTCATATTGGTCACGCTATTAACAAAATCTTAAAAGACATTATCATCAAAAGTCGTGGTATGAGTGGCTTTGATGCCCCTTATGTACCGGGTTGGGATTGCCATGGTATGCCTATTGAAATTCAAATCGAAAAACAATATGGTAAACATCTTCCTGTTGCTGAAGTTCAAGCCAAAGCACGAGCTTATGCATATGAGCAAGTAGAACGCCAACGTAAAGACTTTAAACGATTAGGTGTATTAGGTGACTGGTCAAATCCTTACCTGACAATGAACTATAGTAATGAGGCCAATGAAATTCGTGCTTTATCGGGCCTTATTGACAAAGGCTATATCTTCCGAGGATTAAAACCTGTTAATTGGTGTTTTGATTGTCAATCAGCACTAGCTGAAGCCGAAGTTGAGTATAAAGACAAAGAAGACCCTGCTATTGATGTCGCCTTTACTTTTGCTGAAAAAGATAAACTTGCACAGGCTTTTGGTTTGGATAAGGTAGAAGATGGTGCTATTGTTATCTGGACAACTACCCCTTGGACAATTCCCTCTAACCAAGCCTTAAATGCACACCCTGATTTAGACTATGTATTAGTTGAATTAAATGAAGCCTTACCAACAGGCAAATTATTACTATTAGCTAAAGACCGTTATCAAGCTTGTTTAGAACAATGGAAACTCGAGGGTAAGGTCATTGCTACAACGAAAGGTGAAAAATTAGCAGGTATTCAGTTCCATCACCCTCTTAGTAAAGCCAATGAGGGATATGCACGTCTATCGCCTATTTTCCTCGCTGATTATGTAACAATTGATGCAGGTACGGGTATCGTCCACTCTGCCCCTGCTTATGGTGTAGAAGACTTCCTATCTTGCAAAACAAATGGTATTCATGATGATCAAATCATTAATCCTGTCATGGGAAATGGTCAATATGCGAGTAGTTTACCCTTATTCGGTGGTTTAAGTATCTGGGAAGCCAACCCTAAAATTATTGAAGCACTAAAATTAGCAGGAACTTTACTACAAGTCAAAAATCTTAAACATAGCTATATGCATTGTTGGCGTCATAAAACACCCGTTATTTACCGTGCAACCAGTCAATGGTTTGCAGGTATGGATGTAAAACCAAATGACGGTAGTGGCACTCTTCGTGAAAAAGCCCTTAAAGCGGTTGATGAGACTAGCTTCTTCCCCTCTTGGGGACGCGCACGTTTACACGCCATGATTAGCAATCGCCCTGACTGGACGCTTTCTCGCCAACGTCAATGGGGTGTACCAATGGCATTCTTTGTTCATAAAGAAACAGGCGAACTACATCCTCGTACCACCGAACTACTTGAGCAAATTGCACAGCGTGTCGAAAAAGAAGGTATCGAAGCATGGCAAAAAATTGAACCAAGCGATTTATTACCTGCTGAAGAAGCCGCGGTATATGAAAAAAATCGTGATACCCTTGATGTATGGTTTGACTCTGGTGCAACCCATTACACAGTCATGGGTGGTAAAGATCACGCTTGTCAAGGTTCTCATTCGGATATCCTTGCATGGCCCGCTGACTTATACCTAGAGGGATCAGATCAACACCGTGGTTGGTTCCACTCTTCTTTACTCACCTCTTCTATGCTCTTTGGTCAAGCACCTTATAAAGCCTTATTAACACATGGCTTTGTCGTAGATGGTGAAGGTCGTAAAATGAGTAAATCACTCGGTAATGTGATTGCACCACAAAAAGTATCAGATACATTAGGTGCTGAAATTATTCGTTTATGGACAGCCTCAACCGATTACTCTGGTGAACTTTCTATTTCTGATCAAATTCTTAAACGTGTTGTGGAAAGCTATCGCCGTATCCGTAATACTTTGTACTTCTTACTGGGCAATTTAAGTGACTTTGATGCAAGTAAAGATTTAATCCCTGTTGAAAAATTACTTGAAGTGGATCAATTTGCTTTAGTTTTTACAAAAGCAATGCAAGACCAAGTATTGGCAAACTATGAAAAATTTGAATTCCACCCTGCTGTTTCACGTCTCCAAATTTTCTGCTCAGAGGATTTAGGGGCATTCTATTTAGATATTCTCAAGGATCGTCTATATACATCAGGCAAAGATAGTCTCGCTCGCCGTTCAGCTCAGACTGCACTTTACTATATCACGATGACCATGGTGAAATTAATTGCCCCTATTCTCTCCTTTACCGCAGAAGAAGCATGGGGAGAAATGCGTCAGACTTTCCTCAAAAATACACCACTTGCTCATACAATTACTATCTTTACAGAACTTTTTGAACAAGTACCTAACATAGTAAATGCAGATAGTTTAGAAAACAAATGGCATCGTATCCTGACGATTCGTGCATTACTTAATAAAGAGCTTGAAAATAAACGTAGCGAAGGCTTAATTGGTTCTTCCCTTCAAGCAGAAGTTCAAATAGCAGTTAATGCTGAAGATATGGCTATTTTATCTAGCTTAGGTGAAGATTTACGCTTTGTCTTTATTGTTTCTAAAGTAACATTAAAACAAGCCGATACCACAGAACCACTATTTGAGGTTATCGCCTCGGCAGAGAAGAAATGCGATCGCTGCTGGCACTATACGGCAGATGTTGGTCATAACCACGAACATCCTGATATTTGTGGTCGTTGCGATAGTAATCTTCACGGAGATGGGGAAATTCGCCAATATGCCTAG
- a CDS encoding bifunctional riboflavin kinase/FAD synthetase, translating to MKNSIKLYRNEKAVQPTALTIGNFDGVHIGHQHLLEHLVKQAYARHLIPSVLTFTPHPREFFALRGQRQELIPTRISTLRDKVMALNCHGIEAVYLQTFNQAMAQMSAQDFIQKVLLEQLQVRYLYVGEDFQFGHRRSGNIELLKEAAQQHHFTVEIMQDVLDNHQIRYSSTELRQALAFGQIEKANSFLGRRYSISGHVIHGKKLGRTIGIPTLNIPVMPRCALRSGIYVVSVRGLSEHALPAVASLGVRPTVELHGEVLLEVHILNHSVSAYGRMVTIDFHHYIRDEEKFPDLTTMMSAIQKDIAIAQHYFDDHGL from the coding sequence GTGAAAAATTCTATTAAACTCTATCGTAACGAAAAAGCAGTTCAACCAACTGCCCTCACCATTGGTAATTTTGATGGTGTACATATTGGACATCAGCATTTGCTTGAGCATTTAGTCAAGCAGGCTTATGCACGTCATTTGATACCCTCGGTACTTACCTTTACCCCTCATCCAAGAGAATTCTTTGCGTTGAGAGGTCAGCGTCAAGAGCTTATTCCTACGCGTATTTCTACTTTACGCGATAAAGTAATGGCTCTAAACTGTCATGGGATAGAGGCTGTTTATCTGCAAACCTTTAACCAAGCAATGGCTCAAATGTCAGCACAAGACTTTATTCAAAAAGTTTTACTTGAGCAATTACAAGTACGCTATCTCTACGTTGGAGAGGACTTTCAGTTTGGGCATCGCCGTAGTGGTAATATTGAATTACTCAAAGAAGCTGCCCAACAGCACCATTTTACCGTAGAAATCATGCAAGACGTACTGGATAACCATCAAATTCGCTATTCCAGTACAGAACTACGTCAAGCCCTTGCTTTTGGTCAAATTGAAAAGGCAAATTCCTTTTTAGGACGCCGATATAGCATTAGTGGACACGTCATTCATGGTAAAAAACTGGGTCGAACCATTGGCATACCCACGTTAAATATCCCCGTTATGCCTCGTTGTGCTTTACGATCAGGTATTTATGTGGTCTCTGTGCGAGGGTTAAGTGAACATGCTTTACCTGCAGTCGCCAGTTTAGGGGTACGACCAACAGTTGAATTACATGGTGAAGTGTTACTAGAAGTGCATATTCTCAATCATTCTGTCTCAGCTTACGGTAGAATGGTAACGATTGATTTTCATCACTACATCAGAGATGAGGAAAAATTCCCAGATTTAACCACAATGATGAGTGCTATCCAAAAGGATATCGCCATCGCACAACATTATTTTGATGATCATGGACTATAA
- the purN gene encoding phosphoribosylglycinamide formyltransferase — translation MSEQKQAQKRFVILISGRGSNMQAIVNMAKKRDDIHIAAVISHKPNSVGLVWAKEQGIETAELLHKSYPTRESYDEALRDLVLSYQADYVILAGFMRILTEVFIEPFKGRLINIHPSLLPSFTGLDTHERAIVEGVKVHGCTVHFVTPVLDVGPIIAQAIVPVHKKDDADTLAARVLTMEHQVYPAVVDYLAQDLLSLHNQQVEYKKPVTTLFVHPDIG, via the coding sequence GTGTCTGAACAAAAACAAGCACAAAAACGATTTGTTATTTTAATCTCAGGAAGAGGTTCAAATATGCAAGCCATCGTTAATATGGCAAAAAAACGTGATGATATTCATATTGCGGCGGTGATTTCACATAAACCTAATAGTGTTGGATTGGTTTGGGCAAAAGAGCAGGGAATCGAAACAGCAGAGCTATTACATAAGTCATATCCTACGCGAGAGTCTTATGATGAGGCATTACGAGATTTAGTATTAAGTTATCAAGCTGATTATGTTATTTTGGCGGGGTTTATGCGAATTTTAACAGAGGTGTTTATTGAGCCTTTTAAAGGACGATTAATTAATATCCATCCCTCTTTATTACCTAGTTTTACAGGGTTAGATACACATGAACGAGCCATTGTGGAAGGGGTTAAGGTACATGGTTGTACCGTGCATTTTGTTACCCCTGTTTTAGATGTTGGGCCTATTATTGCTCAAGCGATTGTTCCTGTACATAAGAAAGATGATGCAGATACTTTAGCGGCACGTGTCCTGACGATGGAGCATCAAGTTTATCCTGCAGTAGTCGATTATTTAGCACAAGATTTACTTTCTTTGCATAATCAACAGGTTGAATACAAAAAGCCTGTTACTACCTTATTTGTGCATCCTGATATTGGCTAA